From Demequina lutea, a single genomic window includes:
- a CDS encoding sulfocyanin-like copper-binding protein has translation MTGLTRGWTIAALVAAMAVLAVSAVATFNLAARGQYATSWPGTDRAVAGQTEPSAQNAGTVVDVVAMDMAGGRMMGSQRGMMGGAMALRSDRVDVPAGTVTLQLYNQGTITHELVVLPLAEGQQVGARSVGADGRVSESGSLGEASKSGGEGAGDGIEPGTTGWVTLNLPAGRYEIVCNIEGHYAAGMYTLLVVG, from the coding sequence ATGACGGGCCTCACGCGCGGATGGACTATCGCCGCGCTGGTAGCGGCCATGGCCGTATTGGCGGTGTCGGCCGTCGCCACATTCAACCTGGCGGCACGCGGGCAATACGCGACCAGCTGGCCCGGGACCGACCGCGCGGTGGCGGGCCAAACGGAGCCGTCCGCGCAGAACGCGGGGACCGTCGTCGATGTCGTTGCCATGGACATGGCGGGCGGTCGGATGATGGGGAGCCAGCGCGGCATGATGGGCGGCGCGATGGCGCTGCGCTCCGACCGCGTCGACGTTCCGGCGGGCACCGTCACACTCCAGCTCTACAACCAGGGCACCATCACACACGAACTTGTGGTCCTGCCGCTTGCTGAAGGTCAACAGGTGGGTGCGCGCTCGGTGGGAGCCGACGGAAGAGTGAGCGAGTCGGGCAGCCTCGGGGAGGCATCAAAGTCCGGTGGCGAGGGCGCCGGCGACGGCATCGAACCCGGCACCACCGGTTGGGTGACACTGAATCTTCCTGCCGGCCGCTACGAGATCGTCTGCAACATCGAGGGTCACTACGCAGCGGGCATGTACACGCTGCTCGTGGTCGGCTAA
- a CDS encoding type II toxin-antitoxin system HipA family toxin, whose protein sequence is MTTLEVSTELDGHTRIVGQAHFTRTRGQISTTFVYDAGYLADGGMNIDPGLQLTSGSQHQVGLLRAFADSAPDRWGRNLIEKAERVRAREDSRTPHSLDDVDFLLGVSDDTRQGALRFRLPGHEEYLGRPSIVPKLISLPLLLRASDELASDADPSNAVKQLLDTGTTGLGGARPKASVRLEDGALAIAKFPHSSDQWDVMAWEATALDLLENAGLRTPWRRLVRVNDRSVLLVRRFDRTMTGVRVGYISAMTATGASDGQRRDYADIVEAIRDISVSSQADRRELYDRVVASVALGNTDDHLRNHGFLATGGLWSLSPAFDVNPNPDLSKPRSTSIAGADVPPDEAEGLLALADDAGIGADEARARIAHVAASLAGWRDHARRHGITEREVTMMADSIEPRLHAVTQAGR, encoded by the coding sequence ATGACGACCCTCGAGGTGTCCACAGAACTGGATGGCCACACGCGCATCGTCGGCCAGGCGCACTTCACCCGTACCCGCGGCCAGATTTCCACGACCTTCGTGTACGACGCCGGATATCTCGCCGACGGCGGAATGAACATCGACCCAGGGCTGCAACTGACGAGCGGATCCCAGCACCAAGTTGGGCTGCTTCGCGCCTTTGCCGACAGTGCCCCCGACCGATGGGGGCGCAACCTCATCGAGAAGGCGGAACGCGTGCGAGCCCGCGAAGACAGCCGCACGCCGCACAGTCTGGACGACGTGGACTTTCTGCTCGGCGTGAGCGACGACACCCGCCAGGGGGCGCTGCGGTTCCGTCTACCCGGACACGAGGAGTACCTCGGCCGGCCGTCGATCGTGCCGAAGCTCATCTCGCTGCCCCTCCTGTTGCGTGCCAGCGACGAGCTCGCTTCCGACGCGGATCCCTCGAACGCGGTCAAGCAGCTGCTCGACACCGGAACCACCGGCCTGGGTGGCGCCCGCCCCAAAGCCTCGGTCCGTCTCGAGGATGGCGCTCTCGCCATCGCGAAGTTCCCTCACTCATCCGACCAGTGGGATGTGATGGCCTGGGAGGCCACCGCGCTCGACCTGCTCGAGAACGCGGGTCTCCGCACGCCCTGGCGTCGTCTCGTGCGTGTCAACGATCGCAGCGTGCTGCTGGTGCGCAGATTCGACAGGACTATGACCGGCGTGCGCGTGGGCTACATCAGCGCGATGACGGCGACCGGCGCCAGCGACGGGCAGCGCCGCGACTACGCGGACATCGTCGAGGCGATACGCGACATCTCGGTGTCCAGCCAGGCCGACCGTCGTGAGCTCTACGACAGGGTTGTCGCGTCCGTGGCGCTCGGCAACACCGACGACCACCTGCGCAACCACGGCTTTCTCGCCACGGGCGGCCTTTGGTCGCTCAGCCCAGCCTTCGACGTCAACCCCAACCCTGACCTCTCGAAGCCGCGCTCAACGTCGATCGCCGGAGCCGATGTTCCCCCCGACGAAGCGGAAGGGCTTCTAGCACTCGCAGACGACGCAGGCATCGGCGCCGACGAGGCCCGCGCCCGCATCGCCCATGTCGCTGCGTCGCTCGCCGGATGGCGAGATCACGCCCGTCGCCACGGCATCACCGAGCGCGAGGTCACGATGATGGCCGACTCGATCGAACCGCGGCTGCACGCGGTGACCCAGGCGGGCCGGTGA
- a CDS encoding YHS domain-containing protein: MSMTSEKVTDPICGMSIDPATAAATIEHDGTTYYFCSQGCADTFVANGYTGAHQAK; this comes from the coding sequence ATGTCCATGACATCCGAGAAGGTTACGGATCCCATCTGCGGGATGAGCATCGATCCGGCGACCGCAGCCGCGACGATCGAACACGACGGCACCACCTACTACTTCTGCTCCCAGGGATGCGCCGACACGTTCGTCGCGAATGGGTACACGGGAGCGCACCAGGCTAAGTAG
- a CDS encoding response regulator transcription factor — translation MSTTADLQGPLPRARVLVVEDEVSLGRLIASYLLRDGYDTEVVADGREAIAVARANPPDVVVLDLGLPGADGIEVCRTLRTFTDCYVIMLTARVEEVDRLIGLSVGADDYLTKPFSPRELVARVGVMLRRPRGFAGGADAPEVHETVEAHEVLTVGELSVDLTAREVHLAGGVVELTRTEFDLLAVLARQPRRAFSRDQLTEQVWGPAWFGDPHLVDVHLGHVRRKLGDDSSTPMYVQTVRGYGYRLGPGT, via the coding sequence ATGAGCACTACAGCCGACTTGCAGGGCCCCTTGCCGCGTGCTCGCGTCCTGGTGGTGGAGGACGAGGTGTCGCTTGGCCGATTGATCGCGTCGTACTTGTTGCGCGACGGCTACGACACGGAGGTCGTCGCAGATGGTCGTGAGGCGATAGCGGTCGCACGCGCGAATCCGCCCGACGTCGTGGTCCTAGATCTTGGGTTACCGGGCGCGGACGGTATTGAGGTCTGCAGGACGCTGCGGACGTTCACAGATTGCTACGTGATCATGCTCACCGCGAGGGTCGAAGAGGTCGATCGCCTCATCGGGTTGTCCGTCGGCGCCGACGACTACCTAACCAAACCCTTCAGTCCCCGCGAACTTGTGGCACGGGTCGGTGTGATGCTGCGGCGACCACGGGGGTTTGCGGGAGGGGCCGACGCGCCCGAGGTGCACGAGACGGTGGAGGCGCATGAGGTCCTCACGGTGGGCGAACTCAGCGTGGATCTCACGGCCAGAGAGGTCCATCTGGCCGGAGGGGTCGTGGAACTGACGCGCACGGAGTTCGATCTGCTCGCGGTGTTGGCGCGGCAGCCGCGCCGGGCCTTCTCTCGCGACCAGCTCACCGAACAGGTGTGGGGCCCTGCGTGGTTCGGAGACCCCCACCTCGTGGACGTCCACCTGGGCCACGTGCGTCGAAAACTCGGCGACGACTCCTCAACGCCCATGTACGTGCAAACCGTGCGCGGGTACGGGTACCGGTTGGGGCCAGGCACATGA
- a CDS encoding sensor histidine kinase: MALADRADLATRLLIAIALVVGVGAATDWAVGATVGPGLFHEHLLRAVATGESPTDHADRAYAAASALTLSIALVTALIASAGVSVIIARRIRRSLAPFAQAAHRVAIGERNVTVSPPGIGPEFDRVAAAFTAMATDLAHVEDTRTHMLADLAHEMRTPLAVLAAYLEAVGDGVERLDESTMHIMQAQVERLSRLSADVALVTSAQEGRLSLDRHPIDVDTVVKGAAAQESDRLAECGLTIHVRSAPGLLVDADPDRIGQVLTNLLENARQHTPPGGVVDVEATAEVDAVRVTVHDSGEGIAPQDLPRVFDRFFRVDVARDRAHGGSGIGLSIARAIATAHGGTLVAESEGLSMGSTFSLTLLRLRTEPERAGAPER, encoded by the coding sequence ATGGCGTTGGCGGATCGGGCCGACCTAGCAACGCGCCTGCTGATCGCCATAGCGCTCGTCGTCGGGGTGGGCGCAGCCACGGACTGGGCCGTCGGCGCGACCGTCGGTCCCGGCCTCTTCCATGAGCACTTGCTTCGCGCGGTCGCAACGGGGGAAAGCCCCACGGATCATGCCGATCGTGCGTACGCCGCCGCATCGGCGCTCACTCTCTCGATAGCCCTCGTCACCGCGCTAATCGCGTCAGCGGGCGTGAGCGTTATTATCGCCAGGCGGATTCGACGCTCGCTCGCGCCTTTCGCTCAGGCCGCCCATCGCGTCGCGATAGGCGAACGCAACGTGACCGTCAGCCCGCCAGGAATCGGGCCAGAATTCGATCGAGTCGCGGCAGCGTTTACCGCAATGGCAACAGATCTGGCGCATGTCGAGGACACCCGCACTCACATGCTCGCGGACCTGGCTCACGAGATGCGAACACCACTCGCCGTGCTTGCCGCGTATCTCGAGGCGGTCGGAGACGGCGTGGAGCGGCTCGACGAGTCGACCATGCACATAATGCAGGCGCAAGTCGAACGGCTCAGCAGACTCTCCGCAGACGTGGCACTCGTGACCTCGGCACAGGAGGGGCGCCTGTCCCTGGACCGACACCCCATCGACGTCGACACGGTGGTGAAGGGGGCAGCCGCCCAGGAGTCCGATCGCCTCGCCGAGTGCGGCCTGACGATCCACGTGCGAAGCGCGCCGGGTCTGCTCGTGGACGCGGACCCGGACCGGATTGGCCAGGTGCTCACCAATCTGCTTGAGAATGCTCGACAGCACACCCCTCCGGGCGGTGTCGTCGACGTTGAGGCGACCGCAGAAGTCGACGCGGTCCGCGTGACGGTGCACGACTCGGGCGAGGGCATCGCGCCCCAGGATCTCCCTCGAGTCTTCGACCGCTTCTTCCGTGTCGATGTGGCGCGTGACCGGGCTCACGGTGGTTCGGGCATCGGACTGTCGATCGCTCGGGCCATTGCCACGGCTCACGGCGGCACCCTCGTCGCTGAAAGCGAGGGCCTGTCGATGGGCTCGACGTTCAGCCTGACCTTGCTGCGGCTGCGGACCGAGCCCGAGCGGGCCGGAGCCCCAGAGCGATAG
- the istB gene encoding IS21-like element helper ATPase IstB, translated as MSTKTPDALKQITYLAGALKAPRITDAATRLADQARDAGWSFEDYLAAVLEREVSARNASGSELRVKAAGFSARKTLEDFDWDAQPAIRPQVAALASGGFLTEARNVVMLGPPGTGKTHLATALGIVAARHGHRVLFATATDWATRLSDAHRQGRLPQELAKLRRYGLIIVDEVGYLPFEQDAANLFFQLVSSRYEHASLILTSNLPFSGWGEVFGDQAVAAAMIDRIVHHADVLTLKGASYRLRGRGIDSLPSTRTQHGAD; from the coding sequence ATGTCCACGAAAACCCCGGATGCACTCAAGCAAATCACCTATCTCGCTGGCGCCCTGAAAGCCCCAAGAATCACCGACGCCGCGACCCGGCTCGCCGACCAAGCACGGGACGCGGGCTGGTCGTTCGAGGACTACCTTGCCGCCGTCCTCGAACGCGAAGTGAGCGCCCGCAACGCCTCCGGCAGCGAACTGCGCGTCAAAGCGGCCGGGTTTTCCGCACGTAAGACCCTTGAGGACTTCGACTGGGACGCGCAACCCGCGATCCGACCCCAAGTCGCCGCATTGGCGTCCGGCGGGTTCCTCACTGAGGCCCGCAACGTCGTTATGCTCGGACCTCCCGGAACAGGGAAAACCCACCTCGCAACTGCGCTCGGGATCGTCGCCGCTCGCCACGGACACCGGGTGCTGTTCGCGACCGCGACGGACTGGGCCACCCGACTCTCTGACGCCCACCGACAAGGACGCCTTCCACAAGAACTCGCGAAACTGCGTCGCTACGGGCTGATCATCGTCGACGAAGTCGGCTACCTCCCGTTCGAGCAAGACGCCGCAAACCTGTTCTTCCAGTTGGTGTCATCCCGCTACGAACACGCCTCACTGATCCTCACCAGCAACCTGCCATTCAGCGGCTGGGGCGAAGTCTTCGGAGACCAAGCCGTCGCCGCAGCAATGATCGACCGCATCGTCCACCACGCCGACGTCCTCACCCTCAAAGGCGCCAGTTACCGGCTCCGCGGACGAGGAATCGACAGTCTTCCGAGCACCAGAACCCAACATGGGGCAGACTAA
- a CDS encoding permease → MGILGTIGSSLAEGFWMFYDTLWALVLGFALSGAIQAFVSKREMQRVLGDHRPKTIVRSSFFGMVSSSCSYAASALAKSLFVRGADFTSSMVFMFASTNLVIELGAVLWLLIGWQFAVAEFIGGSIMIALLAFILPRVIDVAEIDAARERLRARKTGRDGHEGHADAEEDAHTSTPWRQRIRSRAGWSDASGYTISDVTMLRKELVIGFVVAGFASVAVPTSVWRALFLTGHGIWSALENVIVGPVLAFISFVCSVGNVPLAAALWKGGISFGGVIAFVFADLLALPLVLIYRKFYGTRLAIRLSLVFWATMSLAGLITEGIFTLLGQIPGTLVGDIATVHFGLNYTTILDTLAVAIFGLLYYMYKNAAKFGGGGGYAKDVVCGMQVRTSDAPAHTIYQDQDYYFCSDNCHDKFVADPAKYTTGQPALDVTDASPENVTDDDAAATVTDPVCGMSIDPRTAAGHATHMGVDYSFCSEGCRTAFVANPALYLTSTDAE, encoded by the coding sequence GTGGGAATTTTGGGAACGATCGGGTCCAGTTTGGCCGAGGGCTTCTGGATGTTCTACGACACACTGTGGGCGCTGGTTCTCGGGTTTGCCCTGTCGGGTGCCATACAGGCGTTCGTGTCGAAACGTGAGATGCAGCGCGTCTTGGGTGATCACCGACCGAAGACAATCGTGCGGTCCAGTTTCTTCGGGATGGTCAGTTCCTCGTGCTCGTACGCTGCGAGTGCACTGGCCAAGAGTTTATTCGTGCGCGGGGCAGACTTTACGTCGTCCATGGTGTTCATGTTCGCCAGCACGAACCTGGTCATCGAACTTGGCGCGGTGCTCTGGCTACTGATCGGCTGGCAGTTCGCGGTCGCCGAGTTCATCGGCGGATCCATCATGATCGCACTGCTGGCTTTTATCCTGCCGCGTGTGATCGACGTTGCCGAGATCGACGCCGCGCGAGAGCGCCTGCGCGCTCGAAAGACGGGTCGCGACGGACACGAAGGGCACGCCGACGCTGAGGAAGACGCTCACACGTCCACCCCGTGGCGCCAGCGGATCCGCTCCCGGGCGGGCTGGTCCGACGCGTCGGGCTACACCATCAGCGACGTCACGATGCTCCGCAAGGAGCTCGTCATCGGGTTCGTCGTGGCGGGGTTCGCGTCGGTGGCCGTCCCGACCTCAGTCTGGAGGGCCCTGTTCCTGACCGGGCACGGCATCTGGTCAGCGCTCGAGAACGTCATCGTCGGACCGGTACTGGCATTCATCAGTTTCGTCTGCTCCGTGGGCAACGTACCCCTAGCCGCCGCACTCTGGAAGGGCGGCATCAGCTTCGGCGGGGTCATCGCCTTCGTGTTTGCCGACCTGCTTGCGCTGCCGCTGGTGCTGATCTACCGCAAGTTCTACGGCACCCGGCTTGCGATCAGGCTCTCGCTCGTGTTCTGGGCCACGATGAGCCTGGCGGGGCTGATCACCGAGGGGATCTTCACCCTCCTGGGACAGATCCCAGGGACCCTCGTGGGAGACATCGCCACGGTCCACTTCGGCCTGAACTACACCACCATCCTCGACACCCTCGCCGTGGCCATCTTCGGGTTGCTGTACTACATGTACAAGAACGCTGCGAAGTTCGGTGGAGGCGGGGGATACGCCAAGGACGTGGTGTGCGGCATGCAGGTGCGTACGTCCGATGCTCCGGCCCACACCATCTACCAGGACCAGGACTACTACTTCTGCTCCGACAACTGTCACGACAAGTTCGTCGCAGACCCGGCGAAGTACACCACGGGCCAGCCTGCCTTGGACGTGACGGATGCGTCCCCAGAAAACGTGACCGACGACGATGCGGCCGCCACGGTGACGGACCCGGTGTGCGGGATGAGCATCGACCCACGCACGGCCGCGGGGCACGCGACACACATGGGTGTCGACTACTCGTTCTGCTCGGAAGGCTGCCGGACGGCCTTTGTCGCCAATCCCGCCCTCTACCTGACATCGACCGATGCCGAGTGA
- a CDS encoding DMT family transporter, whose product MISVALRNRGVQAALASAVLFGAGTPFAKILLGDVSPWTLAGLLYCGSGLGLTIIRVARRAPRVRLSRREMLPLAGSILFGGILGPVLLLVGLSNMPASGASLLLNAEGVFTALLAWFVFRENFDRRVALGMTSIVAGAIVITVPLGVQFGSPWPALAVLGACLSWGLDNNFTRAIALTDATWLAAVKGAVAGPVNLILAFSLGAQLPAAANIAGALVLGFFAYGLSLTLFIVGMRHVGTARAGAYFSVAPFAGAVIAIGFGEPVTWPLLLAAALMGVGIWLHLTERHLHEHMHPPHDHSHWHSHDGHHQHDHSEPVESGTWHRHQHHHASETHTHEHYPDAHHRHGH is encoded by the coding sequence GTGATATCAGTTGCGCTGCGCAACCGGGGCGTTCAGGCGGCCCTCGCGTCGGCCGTGCTTTTCGGCGCTGGCACACCGTTCGCCAAGATTCTTCTGGGCGACGTCAGCCCGTGGACGTTGGCCGGGCTCCTATACTGCGGTTCCGGCCTGGGCCTGACCATCATCCGTGTGGCACGCCGAGCGCCGCGCGTCCGGCTCAGCCGCCGCGAGATGCTCCCGCTCGCAGGGTCCATCCTCTTCGGGGGCATCCTGGGACCGGTACTCCTGCTGGTCGGGCTGTCGAACATGCCGGCGTCGGGAGCGTCCCTGCTGCTTAATGCGGAGGGCGTCTTCACCGCCTTGCTGGCGTGGTTCGTGTTCCGCGAGAACTTCGACCGCCGCGTCGCGCTCGGGATGACCTCAATTGTGGCGGGCGCAATCGTGATCACCGTCCCCCTGGGCGTCCAATTCGGCAGCCCCTGGCCCGCCCTCGCCGTCCTGGGTGCCTGCCTCAGCTGGGGCTTGGACAACAACTTCACCCGCGCTATCGCCCTCACGGACGCCACGTGGCTGGCCGCGGTCAAGGGTGCCGTTGCAGGCCCGGTAAATCTGATCCTCGCGTTCAGCCTCGGTGCCCAACTGCCCGCGGCCGCGAACATCGCGGGCGCGCTCGTCCTTGGCTTCTTCGCCTATGGGCTGAGCCTGACGCTGTTCATCGTGGGAATGCGGCACGTGGGCACCGCTCGAGCGGGTGCCTACTTCTCCGTCGCACCGTTCGCGGGCGCGGTCATCGCCATCGGGTTCGGCGAGCCTGTCACATGGCCACTGCTGCTCGCCGCGGCACTCATGGGCGTGGGGATCTGGCTGCACCTCACCGAGCGGCACCTCCATGAGCACATGCACCCTCCGCACGACCACAGTCACTGGCACTCCCACGACGGCCACCATCAGCACGACCACTCGGAGCCAGTTGAGTCCGGCACGTGGCATCGTCACCAGCATCACCACGCCAGTGAGACCCACACCCACGAGCACTACCCCGACGCTCACCACCGTCACGGTCACTAG
- the istA gene encoding IS21 family transposase has product MITVEDWALIRRLVADGVPRRQVARDLRIGRSTVDRALASARPPKYERPAQLTSFSPFEGRVRELLAEHPSMPATVLAERVEWSGSITWFRDNVRRLRPEQSPVDPADRLSWAAGDAAQCDLWFPPFKIPLENGTAVLLPVLVIVAAHSRFLTARMIPTRKTEDLILGSWELIRQLEKVPRRLIWDNEPGIGQRGRLAQGVAAFAGTLATKVVQLRPYDPESKGIVERRNGWMETSFMPGRTFTSPADFNAQLAVWLLTANTKVVRTINARPVDLIEHDRSLMLPLPPVPLQLGWRERVRLGRDYYVRLDASDYSVDPNAIGRIVDVIADLDRVKVRLAGRIVADHARVWARGSTVTDPAHVEMARRLRQQFQQPRPAPAEDLKRDLADYDRAFGLNEEVA; this is encoded by the coding sequence ATGATCACAGTGGAGGATTGGGCGTTGATTCGGCGGCTGGTCGCGGATGGTGTGCCGCGTCGACAGGTTGCTAGGGATTTGCGGATTGGCCGGTCAACGGTGGATCGGGCGTTGGCGTCGGCGCGGCCGCCGAAGTATGAGCGGCCAGCGCAGTTGACGTCGTTCTCGCCGTTCGAGGGCCGGGTGCGGGAGTTGTTGGCGGAGCATCCGTCGATGCCTGCGACGGTGCTCGCAGAGCGGGTCGAGTGGTCCGGGTCGATCACGTGGTTCCGTGACAACGTCAGACGGTTGCGGCCGGAGCAAAGCCCTGTCGACCCGGCTGATCGTCTCAGTTGGGCGGCGGGTGATGCGGCGCAGTGTGATCTGTGGTTCCCGCCGTTCAAGATCCCTCTCGAGAACGGCACGGCCGTTCTTCTTCCGGTGTTGGTGATCGTTGCGGCGCATTCGCGGTTCCTCACCGCACGGATGATCCCGACGCGCAAGACTGAGGATCTGATCCTCGGGTCGTGGGAGCTGATCCGGCAACTTGAGAAGGTGCCGCGGCGGTTGATTTGGGACAACGAACCTGGCATCGGGCAAAGGGGCCGCCTTGCTCAGGGCGTCGCTGCGTTCGCGGGAACCCTTGCCACAAAGGTCGTCCAGTTGCGGCCATATGACCCCGAGTCGAAGGGGATCGTCGAGCGGCGCAATGGGTGGATGGAAACCTCGTTTATGCCGGGTCGGACGTTCACCTCACCGGCGGACTTCAACGCACAACTGGCCGTTTGGTTGCTCACAGCGAACACAAAGGTCGTGCGCACGATCAACGCGCGGCCGGTCGATCTGATCGAACACGACCGGTCTCTTATGCTCCCGTTGCCGCCTGTCCCGTTGCAGTTGGGATGGCGGGAACGGGTCCGCCTCGGCCGTGACTACTACGTCCGCCTCGACGCGTCCGACTACTCCGTCGACCCGAACGCGATCGGACGAATCGTTGACGTCATCGCGGACCTGGACCGGGTGAAGGTTCGCCTCGCCGGGCGGATCGTCGCTGACCATGCCCGCGTCTGGGCCAGAGGAAGCACCGTCACTGACCCCGCTCACGTCGAGATGGCCAGAAGGCTTCGGCAGCAGTTTCAACAACCACGACCAGCGCCAGCCGAAGACCTCAAGAGAGATCTCGCCGACTACGACCGGGCATTCGGACTGAACGAGGAGGTCGCGTGA
- a CDS encoding helix-turn-helix domain-containing protein produces the protein MGGYKIDREITELGEHVRGWRMVLNLTAQQVAERADISRTTLRKIESGDPNVSFANVAQVFRALGALDLVVDALDPLGSDIGRLRAGNLTKKRAR, from the coding sequence GTGGGTGGCTACAAGATTGACCGTGAGATCACCGAGCTGGGAGAGCACGTGCGCGGCTGGCGCATGGTGCTGAACCTGACCGCGCAACAGGTCGCCGAGCGCGCAGACATCTCGCGCACCACGTTGCGCAAGATCGAGTCGGGCGATCCGAACGTCAGTTTCGCCAACGTTGCACAGGTATTCCGCGCGCTCGGCGCGCTCGACCTGGTGGTCGACGCCCTGGATCCGCTGGGCAGCGACATCGGGCGACTGCGAGCGGGCAACCTGACGAAGAAGCGTGCACGATGA